Proteins encoded in a region of the Zea mays cultivar B73 chromosome 4, Zm-B73-REFERENCE-NAM-5.0, whole genome shotgun sequence genome:
- the LOC103653812 gene encoding uncharacterized protein → MEGIFSRSPEMPKIKILLNDRGQPIGKSARQLSSAIGCQVRKKLSIATTDWRLVDINKKYELWEDIKTYYDVDAAALNWVMRTAGKKWKQFKASIKQRYFNPELSIKEIPECPDKRVNDDDWHSMYNYWMSSEFQDRSEKAKINRQKLKMHHTAGSVSYACSEYDLAVKLGRPPRRDENFIQTHTRKNGVPTEQAKPIIDQLNDVLGVYPELKDRSIQEGDAFSIVCGPKEPKGYVRVLGLGPTPQDIGTPELKSYTATRLQMEILARTKVQSEKAALEERVLELQTQIEQRAQPDRASEEPMSHRGSTSFQHKVMRNKFAAEDEEDNEEYCASEDEELDDEDDQIFHQMQGANSPRSTRHFAEASHSKHDDLVGKDVILYAMLRSDLPVAKGTIVSTKPSTTVGGQILGRQYCEVIVTCVIKRDTVLPRPCANVETMADAYMMSVAWPYKKLKLVHKAATPSSGGCSGQRKLVP, encoded by the exons ATGGAGGGAATATTCTCAAGGTCACCTGAAATGCCAAAAATCAAAATTTTACTCAATGATCGAGGTCAGCCTATTGGTAAAAGTGCTAGACAACTTTCAAGTGCTATTGGGTGTCAAGTTAGAAAGAAATTGTCTATTGCTACCACGGACTGGAGGCTTGTTGATATAAACAAGAAGTATGAGTTGTGGGAGGATATAAAGACATATTATGATGTAGATGCTGCTGCCTTAAACTGGGTTATGCGCACAGCTGGAAAGAAGTGGAAGCAATTTAAAGCATCCATAAAGCAACGATACTTCAATCCTGAATTGTCTATAAAAGAAATTCCAGAATGTCCTGATAAGAGGGTTAATGATGATGATTGGCACTCTATGTACAACTATTGGATGTCTTCTGAATTTCAG GATCGCTCAGAAAAAGCTAAAATAAATCGACAAAAGCTAAAGATGCACCATACAGCCGGCAGTGTGAGCTATGCATGTTCAGAATATGATTTG GCTGTGAAACTAGGACGTCCTCCACGAAGAGATGAAAACTTTATCCAAACCCATACAAGAAAAAATGGTGTTCCTACAGAACAGGCAAAACCAATAATT GACCAACTTAATGATGTTCTTGGAGTATATCCAGAGTTAAAGGACCGATCAATTCAAGAGGGTGATGCATTCTCTATTGTTTGTGGACCGAAAGAGCCAAAAGGATATGTTCGTGTTTTGGGTTTAGGCCCTACTCCTCAAGATATTGGCACTCCAGAGTTGAAGTCTTATACTGCAACAAGACTACAAATGGAGATTCTTGCTCGTACAAAGGTTCAAAGTGAGAAGGCTGCTTTAGAAGAGCGTGTACTTGAGCTACAGACTCAAATTGAGCAAAGGGCTCAACCAGACCGGGCAAGTGAAGAGCCCATGTCACATCGCGGCTCTACTTCATTTCAACATAAG GTGATGAGGAACAAGTTTGCTGCTGAGGATGAGGAAGACAATGAAGAATATTGTGCTTCTGAAGATGAGGAATTAGATGATGAGGATGATCAAATATTTCATCAGATGCAAGGTGCTAACTCACCAAGATCTACAAGGCACTTTGCTGAAGCTTCACACTCTAAACATGATGATCTT GTTGGAAAAGATGTCATATTATATGCTATGTTGAGATCTGATTTGCCTGTGGCTAAAGGGACAATTGTTTCTACTAAACCAAGCACCACAGTTGGAGGCCAGATCCTTGGAAGGCAATATTGTGAAGTTATTGTAACTTGTGTGATAAAACGAGATACAGTTTTGCCTCGCCCTTGTGCAAATGTGGAAACTATGGCTGATGCTTACATGATGTCAGTTGCATGGCCGTACAAGAAA CTGAAGTTGGTGCATAAGGCTGCAACACCGTCTAGTGGAG GGTGTTCTGGACAAAGAAAGCTTGTACCTTAA